One Mya arenaria isolate MELC-2E11 chromosome 5, ASM2691426v1 genomic window carries:
- the LOC128233950 gene encoding uncharacterized protein LOC128233950 isoform X1 yields MTQCSACAIQCNEEARSCPKCLKTYCSSCNLLKHKLEASTGRRRNCKCSQLIALKTTDHVTNPKEQTIHNKRQIQGANEVSKPNGTGNLENNREFTGQALKDDTTPEKPKGMQYTAINPSKPPELSQQKAGIAQKRGVSIPPGNTTPGRQCAECESDSKNDNKCCRVVPMKSQFNSGNSSCTYCNKSYSNSSNFELQDSEDSYSLADFSDDELIAEDLNMDKFDEIPPYDEIPYALIWCGVYDEQSIRIAQTKQMQKKLLKDFQKESKIPSRVNKNGQIQKVHQKHKDTEKELNELMNGLKDIAEENSSKNNEKPENALFETRQHQEAETETEQLLSKPLQSTSMKNEISNSDSENPPFRTCSESLETTRNSKKSTAYKHKGDNSNHYLKNNEYYFKNTGSTIPETKKDVKRPPSPIAIKSSSDGKNTKSNCPSCRYESEQERSMREKRLQKFQQDRKSARAGSRNTQKLDNRDLAPNTKPLSKPIKCKAFKHKSAVEVLNQEQDDKHDNQTHHELPCEVKQENVLKVRDNSTRTVKADEKPREILETQQNSSSNDIDSNDDSVVPTAMRALHISKGKDKASKSVRDSNDDSVVPTAMRALHISKGKDKASKSKRDLTDSFLGNILSKATDKIKPALKGSEEQNENKSYFLSSFGTSSLKEKVSKPCMSDKEKQTFIDTIESTLEKKAESLHSAFEYLRNKQSRLPKCPACGSTDCKEKNGAVQELVVAAKKEGYEVHDVCPDGNCMFTALVDQLEMYGDTRFDARSLRETAVNWLKEHPRLNDGENTHFQSFMDEDWDAYLQRMILDGEWGDHLQLRAVSNVVGSTIKVLSTRNRDVVWKSIPSGIDTHPSDRVLTIGNVSERHYSSLWPSGRNLESWKFDKQLPLEAQRPERLDTYKDTAEVAMFASDYVDPESGVPSCHLSFLLNAVAPRRTVLNVSAIISLDLLDGINRLIEQCNFPKETVPVPVGSITEGTFHPSLCWLEGKEDEMQTWLNSCILIKLQLLKDIVWGEEGSYCHFGYTGIINTSQTIHGNMRTFHDSSYYRKRSSNIPFLFRCTQPKAEGSVPMMLEYCVPISKWPDQAREWLIRKRYQNWPPQHIRSEIESKGCVLSASCHPASNLPHIEWKYLFAEAETILFKEALSEHQMYCYLIFRYFCLQKFNEVKLFNIDIPNSIFFFSCERIPCEVWETSVAGCLIFMMSELQSGIRKRGIPHYFIAKNNMIDHFSEEDIHLVEERLCQFLSQPLLHIRNLNESLNELRNCAFVFERVSDDLKHFSNVKTSTLQVFIPCQIEIAQNFIRHFYYERGLEKLNEAFLERLAVSTCDDSMSFQVFLQAAFSGLDFAATVWFALFADKMLHGQLSKTLMREVCSDLHLLRIDEVLPKDVAGVYAESEVPVSFTLAFDSFCHDYAAFLAFAEKKTEAIIVLEFCAKKHRLYQSHLKEMTEAGIVVESRAFKDGNMFCVYAAIFALYNKEQENEKFCEYSDEASELVKRMKRGYALSWLSMVFVVLYGEAGLKRLADQQTNSMAFDIEMSRTFLYWPLRYLMA; encoded by the exons ATGACGCAGTGTAGTGCATGCGCTATTCAGTGCAACGAGGAAGCACGCAGTTGTCCGAAATGCCTCAAG ACATATTGCTCAAGCTGCAACCTCTTAAAGCACAAGCTAGAGGCATCAACCGGTCGACGGCGAAATTGTAAATGCTCACAGCTCATCGCTCTAA aGACGACTGACCATGTCACTAATCCAAAAGAGCAGACCATACATAATAAGAGACAAATCCAAG GGGCAAATGAAGTCTCAAAGCCAAACGGTACTGGCAATTTGGAAAACAATAGGGAGTTCACTGGACAAGCCCTTAAAGATGATACCACCCCAGAAAAGCCCAAAGGAATGCAGTACACGGCAATTAATCCCAGTAAACCTCCGGAATTGTCACAACAAAAGGCCGGTATAGCACAAAAAAGAGGGGTTTCGATACCACCGGGAAACACAACACCTGGAAGACAATGTGCGGAGTGTGAATCTGATAGTAAGAATGACAACAAATGTTGCCGGGTGGTACCAATGAAGTCTCAATTTAATTCGGGAAACTCTTCTTGTACATACTGCAACAAAAGTTATAGTAACTCATCGAATTTCGAATTGCAAGATTCGGAGGACAGTTATTCACTGGCTGATTTTTCCGATGATGAATTAATCGCAGAAGACCTAAACATGGATAAATTCGATGAGATACCACCTTATGATGAGATCCCTTATGCCTTGATATGGTGCGGTGTTTATGATGAACAAAGCATTCGAATAGCTCAAACGAAGCAGATGCAGAAAAAGCTGTTAAAAGACTTTCAAAAAGAATCTAAAATTCCTTCCAGAGTTAACAAAAATGGACAAATACAAAAAGTTCATCAAAAACATAAAGACACAGAAAAGGAATTGAATGAATTGATGAATGGCTTAAAGGATATTGCCGAAGAAAATTCGAGTAAGAACAATGAGAAGCcagaaaatgcattgtttgaGACTAGGCAACACCAGGAAgctgaaactgaaactgaacaATTACTCTCTAAACCATTGCAATCTACTTCTATGAAAAATGAGATTTCAAATTCTGACAGCGAAAACCCACCCTTCAGAACTTGTTCTGAATCTCTTGAAACGACACGAAACAGTAAGAAGAGTACTGCATATAAACATAAAGGCGACAATTCTaatcattatttgaaaaataatgaatattatttcaagAACACGGGTTCAACTATCCCAGAAACAAAGAAAGACGTTAAAAGGCCTCCGTCACCTATAGCTATCAAGTCGTCTTCAGATGGAAAAAATACGAAATCAAATTGTCCCAGTTGTAGGTATGAATCGGAACAAGAGAGAAGTATGCGGGAAAAGCGCCTTCAAAAGTTTCAGCAAGATCGAAAGTCTGCTCGCGCGGGTAGTCGGAATACCCAAAAACTAGATAATAGGGATCTCGCTCCGAACACAAAGCCTTTGTCAAAACCAATTAAATGTAAAGCTTTTAAGCATAAATCAGCAGTCGAAGTCCTAAACCAAGAGCAGGATGATAAGCATGACAACCAAACGCACCACGAATTGCCTTGTGAAGTGAAACAAGAGAACGTGTTGAAGGTCCGTGATAATTCTACGAGAACGGTAAAAGCGGACGAAAAACCAAGAGAAATATTAGAAACACAACAAAACTCGTCATCAAATGATATTGATTCAAATGATGACAGTGTCGTTCCTACTGCTATGCGAGCACTGCATATCTCCAAAGGGAAAGATAAAGCATCAAAATCTGTACGTGATTCAAATGATGACAGTGTCGTTCCTACGGCTATGCGAGCACTGCATATCTCCAAAGGAAAAGATAAAGCATCAAAATCTAAACGTGATTTAACTGATTCATTTTTAGGCAACATACTAAGCAAAGCAACAGATAAAATCAAACCAGCGTTGAAGGGAAGCGAAGAGCAGAAcgaaaacaaaagttatttctTATCAAGCTTTGGTACTAgcagtttgaaagaaaaagtaaGCAAGCCATGTATGAGTGATAAGGAAAAGCAGACGTTTATTGACACCATTGAATCTACACTTGAGAAAAAAGCCGAATCTCTTCATTCTGCGTTTGAATATTTGAGGAATAAACAATCCAGACTTCCAAAATGCCCAG CATGCGGGAGTACAGATTGCAAAGAAAAAAACGGAGCAGTTCAAGAGCTGGTAGTTGCAGCAAAAAAGGAAGGATATGAGGTCCATGATGTCTGTCCTGATGGCAACTGCATGTTCACGGCCCTTGTTGATCAACTTGAG ATGTATGGCGACACTCGATTTGATGCCAGATCATTGCGAGAAACAGCGGTCAACTGGCTGAAGGAACACCCACGCCTAAACGACGGGGAGAACACACACTTCCAGTCGTTTATGGACGAAGACTGGGATGCATATTTGCAACGAATG ATTTTGGATGGAGAATGGGGTGACCATCTACAGCTCAGAGCTGTGTCAAATGTTGTGGGGAGTACAATCAAAGTGTTGAGTACTCGAAACAGGGACGTTGTTTGGAAAAGTATCCCCTCAGGGATAGATACACATCCCAGTGACCGCGTGCTTACCATCGGCAACGTCAGCGAACGTCACTATTCAAGTCTCTGGCCATCAG GAAGAAATCTTGAATCATGGAAGTTTGATAAGCAATTGCCGTTGGAAGCACAACGCCCCGAGAGGCTGGACACTTATAAAG ACACAGCCGAGGTGGCCATGTTTGCCAGTGATTATGTTGACCCAGAAAGCGGTGTGCCTTCATGCCATTTGTCATTTCTTCTGAATGCTGTAGCCCCACGACGTACAGTGTTAAATGTATCTGCAATAATATCGTTGGACTTATTAGATGGAATCAATAGGCTTATTGAACAA TGTAACTTTCCAAAGGAAACAGTTCCAGTACCAGTCGGTAGTATTACAGAAGGCACATTTCATCCATCACTTTGCTGGCTTGAGGGAAAAGAGGACGAGATGCAAACTTGGCTTAATTCCTGCATATTAATTAAACTTCAGCTATTGAAAGATATTGTTTGGGGAGAGGAAGGATCATATTGTCACTTCGGATATACAGGAATTATAAACACCAGTCAAACCATTCATGGAAATATGCGTACATTCCACGACAGTTCATATTATCGGAAACGTTCATCAAATATTCCGTTTCTGTTCAGGTGTACTCAACCCAAAGCTGAAGGGTCAGTTCCAATGATGTTAGAATATTGCGTCCCCATTTCGAAATGGCCAGATCAAGCTAGAGAGTGGCTGATCAGAAAGCGATACCAAAACTGGCCCCCGCAACACATAAGATCTGAAATTGAATCAAAGGGCTGCGTCCTGTCAGCGTCGTGTCACCCTGCAAGTAACCTTCCACATATTGAATGGAAGTACTTATTTGCAGAAGCAGAGACGATCTTGTTCAAGGAAGCACTTTCTGAACATCAGATGTATTGTTACCTGATATTTCGATACTTTTGCCTGCAGAAATTTAATGAAGTGAAACTATTCAACATAGACATTCCGAACAGCATATTTTTCTTCAGTTGTGAAAGAATTCCTTGTGAAGTGTGGGAAACGTCTGTTGCTGGATGCCTTATATTTATGATGTCCGAGCTTCAAAGTGGAATAAGAAAACGGGGAATTCCACATTACTTCATAGCAAAGAACAATATGATAGATCATTTCAGTGAGGAGGACATACATCTAGTCGAAGAGAGATTGTGTCAGTTTCTTTCACAGCCATTATTACATATTCGAAACTTAAATGAAAGTTTGAATGAACTCAGAAATTGTGCTTTCGTTTTTGAAAGGGTTAGCGAcgatttgaaacatttttcaaacGTGAAAACGTCAACACTGCAGGTGTTTATACCATGCCAGATTGAAATAGCCCAAAACTTCATTAGACACTTTTATTACGAGAGAGGTCTTGAGAAACTGAATGAAGCTTTCCTAGAGCGCTTGGCAGTAAGTACTTGTGATGACAGCATGTCATTCCAAGTGTTTCTACAAGCTGCATTTAGCGGACTCGACTTTGCTGCAACAGTTTGGTTTGCCTTATTCGCAGACAAAATGCTTCACGGTCAACTCTCCAAAACTTTAATGAGGGAAGTTTGCTCCGATCTACACCTACTGCGAATAGATGAAGTACTGCCCAAGGACGTAGCAGGCGTTTACGCTGAGTCAGAGGTACCGGTGTCATTTACGTTAGCGTTCGATTCATTTTGTCACGATTACGCAGCCTTCCTTGCGTTTGCTGAGAAGAAAACAGAAGCCATTATCGTTCTCGAGTTTTGCGCAAAGAAGCACAGGCTATATCAAAGCCACCTGAAGGAAATGACTGAGGCTGGAATAGTCGTTGAAAGTCGTGCATTTAAGGACGGGAACATGTTCTGTGTGTATGCAGCGATTTTCGCACTTTACAACAAGGAGCAAGAGAATGAGAAATTCTGCGAATATTCGGACGAAGCAAGTGAACTCGTGAAACGGATGAAAAGGGGCTACGCATTGTCGTGGCTTAGCATGGTATTTGTAGTGCTTTACGGCGAGGCAGGTCTGAAAAGACTAGCGGACCAGCAGACGAACTCCATGGCTTTTGATATAGAAATGTCCAGGACATTTTTATATTGGCCTCTCCGCTACTTGATGGCATAG
- the LOC128233950 gene encoding uncharacterized protein LOC128233950 isoform X2 yields the protein MTQCSACAIQCNEEARSCPKCLKTYCSSCNLLKHKLEASTGRRRNCKCSQLIALRANEVSKPNGTGNLENNREFTGQALKDDTTPEKPKGMQYTAINPSKPPELSQQKAGIAQKRGVSIPPGNTTPGRQCAECESDSKNDNKCCRVVPMKSQFNSGNSSCTYCNKSYSNSSNFELQDSEDSYSLADFSDDELIAEDLNMDKFDEIPPYDEIPYALIWCGVYDEQSIRIAQTKQMQKKLLKDFQKESKIPSRVNKNGQIQKVHQKHKDTEKELNELMNGLKDIAEENSSKNNEKPENALFETRQHQEAETETEQLLSKPLQSTSMKNEISNSDSENPPFRTCSESLETTRNSKKSTAYKHKGDNSNHYLKNNEYYFKNTGSTIPETKKDVKRPPSPIAIKSSSDGKNTKSNCPSCRYESEQERSMREKRLQKFQQDRKSARAGSRNTQKLDNRDLAPNTKPLSKPIKCKAFKHKSAVEVLNQEQDDKHDNQTHHELPCEVKQENVLKVRDNSTRTVKADEKPREILETQQNSSSNDIDSNDDSVVPTAMRALHISKGKDKASKSVRDSNDDSVVPTAMRALHISKGKDKASKSKRDLTDSFLGNILSKATDKIKPALKGSEEQNENKSYFLSSFGTSSLKEKVSKPCMSDKEKQTFIDTIESTLEKKAESLHSAFEYLRNKQSRLPKCPACGSTDCKEKNGAVQELVVAAKKEGYEVHDVCPDGNCMFTALVDQLEMYGDTRFDARSLRETAVNWLKEHPRLNDGENTHFQSFMDEDWDAYLQRMILDGEWGDHLQLRAVSNVVGSTIKVLSTRNRDVVWKSIPSGIDTHPSDRVLTIGNVSERHYSSLWPSGRNLESWKFDKQLPLEAQRPERLDTYKDTAEVAMFASDYVDPESGVPSCHLSFLLNAVAPRRTVLNVSAIISLDLLDGINRLIEQCNFPKETVPVPVGSITEGTFHPSLCWLEGKEDEMQTWLNSCILIKLQLLKDIVWGEEGSYCHFGYTGIINTSQTIHGNMRTFHDSSYYRKRSSNIPFLFRCTQPKAEGSVPMMLEYCVPISKWPDQAREWLIRKRYQNWPPQHIRSEIESKGCVLSASCHPASNLPHIEWKYLFAEAETILFKEALSEHQMYCYLIFRYFCLQKFNEVKLFNIDIPNSIFFFSCERIPCEVWETSVAGCLIFMMSELQSGIRKRGIPHYFIAKNNMIDHFSEEDIHLVEERLCQFLSQPLLHIRNLNESLNELRNCAFVFERVSDDLKHFSNVKTSTLQVFIPCQIEIAQNFIRHFYYERGLEKLNEAFLERLAVSTCDDSMSFQVFLQAAFSGLDFAATVWFALFADKMLHGQLSKTLMREVCSDLHLLRIDEVLPKDVAGVYAESEVPVSFTLAFDSFCHDYAAFLAFAEKKTEAIIVLEFCAKKHRLYQSHLKEMTEAGIVVESRAFKDGNMFCVYAAIFALYNKEQENEKFCEYSDEASELVKRMKRGYALSWLSMVFVVLYGEAGLKRLADQQTNSMAFDIEMSRTFLYWPLRYLMA from the exons ATGACGCAGTGTAGTGCATGCGCTATTCAGTGCAACGAGGAAGCACGCAGTTGTCCGAAATGCCTCAAG ACATATTGCTCAAGCTGCAACCTCTTAAAGCACAAGCTAGAGGCATCAACCGGTCGACGGCGAAATTGTAAATGCTCACAGCTCATCGCTCTAA GGGCAAATGAAGTCTCAAAGCCAAACGGTACTGGCAATTTGGAAAACAATAGGGAGTTCACTGGACAAGCCCTTAAAGATGATACCACCCCAGAAAAGCCCAAAGGAATGCAGTACACGGCAATTAATCCCAGTAAACCTCCGGAATTGTCACAACAAAAGGCCGGTATAGCACAAAAAAGAGGGGTTTCGATACCACCGGGAAACACAACACCTGGAAGACAATGTGCGGAGTGTGAATCTGATAGTAAGAATGACAACAAATGTTGCCGGGTGGTACCAATGAAGTCTCAATTTAATTCGGGAAACTCTTCTTGTACATACTGCAACAAAAGTTATAGTAACTCATCGAATTTCGAATTGCAAGATTCGGAGGACAGTTATTCACTGGCTGATTTTTCCGATGATGAATTAATCGCAGAAGACCTAAACATGGATAAATTCGATGAGATACCACCTTATGATGAGATCCCTTATGCCTTGATATGGTGCGGTGTTTATGATGAACAAAGCATTCGAATAGCTCAAACGAAGCAGATGCAGAAAAAGCTGTTAAAAGACTTTCAAAAAGAATCTAAAATTCCTTCCAGAGTTAACAAAAATGGACAAATACAAAAAGTTCATCAAAAACATAAAGACACAGAAAAGGAATTGAATGAATTGATGAATGGCTTAAAGGATATTGCCGAAGAAAATTCGAGTAAGAACAATGAGAAGCcagaaaatgcattgtttgaGACTAGGCAACACCAGGAAgctgaaactgaaactgaacaATTACTCTCTAAACCATTGCAATCTACTTCTATGAAAAATGAGATTTCAAATTCTGACAGCGAAAACCCACCCTTCAGAACTTGTTCTGAATCTCTTGAAACGACACGAAACAGTAAGAAGAGTACTGCATATAAACATAAAGGCGACAATTCTaatcattatttgaaaaataatgaatattatttcaagAACACGGGTTCAACTATCCCAGAAACAAAGAAAGACGTTAAAAGGCCTCCGTCACCTATAGCTATCAAGTCGTCTTCAGATGGAAAAAATACGAAATCAAATTGTCCCAGTTGTAGGTATGAATCGGAACAAGAGAGAAGTATGCGGGAAAAGCGCCTTCAAAAGTTTCAGCAAGATCGAAAGTCTGCTCGCGCGGGTAGTCGGAATACCCAAAAACTAGATAATAGGGATCTCGCTCCGAACACAAAGCCTTTGTCAAAACCAATTAAATGTAAAGCTTTTAAGCATAAATCAGCAGTCGAAGTCCTAAACCAAGAGCAGGATGATAAGCATGACAACCAAACGCACCACGAATTGCCTTGTGAAGTGAAACAAGAGAACGTGTTGAAGGTCCGTGATAATTCTACGAGAACGGTAAAAGCGGACGAAAAACCAAGAGAAATATTAGAAACACAACAAAACTCGTCATCAAATGATATTGATTCAAATGATGACAGTGTCGTTCCTACTGCTATGCGAGCACTGCATATCTCCAAAGGGAAAGATAAAGCATCAAAATCTGTACGTGATTCAAATGATGACAGTGTCGTTCCTACGGCTATGCGAGCACTGCATATCTCCAAAGGAAAAGATAAAGCATCAAAATCTAAACGTGATTTAACTGATTCATTTTTAGGCAACATACTAAGCAAAGCAACAGATAAAATCAAACCAGCGTTGAAGGGAAGCGAAGAGCAGAAcgaaaacaaaagttatttctTATCAAGCTTTGGTACTAgcagtttgaaagaaaaagtaaGCAAGCCATGTATGAGTGATAAGGAAAAGCAGACGTTTATTGACACCATTGAATCTACACTTGAGAAAAAAGCCGAATCTCTTCATTCTGCGTTTGAATATTTGAGGAATAAACAATCCAGACTTCCAAAATGCCCAG CATGCGGGAGTACAGATTGCAAAGAAAAAAACGGAGCAGTTCAAGAGCTGGTAGTTGCAGCAAAAAAGGAAGGATATGAGGTCCATGATGTCTGTCCTGATGGCAACTGCATGTTCACGGCCCTTGTTGATCAACTTGAG ATGTATGGCGACACTCGATTTGATGCCAGATCATTGCGAGAAACAGCGGTCAACTGGCTGAAGGAACACCCACGCCTAAACGACGGGGAGAACACACACTTCCAGTCGTTTATGGACGAAGACTGGGATGCATATTTGCAACGAATG ATTTTGGATGGAGAATGGGGTGACCATCTACAGCTCAGAGCTGTGTCAAATGTTGTGGGGAGTACAATCAAAGTGTTGAGTACTCGAAACAGGGACGTTGTTTGGAAAAGTATCCCCTCAGGGATAGATACACATCCCAGTGACCGCGTGCTTACCATCGGCAACGTCAGCGAACGTCACTATTCAAGTCTCTGGCCATCAG GAAGAAATCTTGAATCATGGAAGTTTGATAAGCAATTGCCGTTGGAAGCACAACGCCCCGAGAGGCTGGACACTTATAAAG ACACAGCCGAGGTGGCCATGTTTGCCAGTGATTATGTTGACCCAGAAAGCGGTGTGCCTTCATGCCATTTGTCATTTCTTCTGAATGCTGTAGCCCCACGACGTACAGTGTTAAATGTATCTGCAATAATATCGTTGGACTTATTAGATGGAATCAATAGGCTTATTGAACAA TGTAACTTTCCAAAGGAAACAGTTCCAGTACCAGTCGGTAGTATTACAGAAGGCACATTTCATCCATCACTTTGCTGGCTTGAGGGAAAAGAGGACGAGATGCAAACTTGGCTTAATTCCTGCATATTAATTAAACTTCAGCTATTGAAAGATATTGTTTGGGGAGAGGAAGGATCATATTGTCACTTCGGATATACAGGAATTATAAACACCAGTCAAACCATTCATGGAAATATGCGTACATTCCACGACAGTTCATATTATCGGAAACGTTCATCAAATATTCCGTTTCTGTTCAGGTGTACTCAACCCAAAGCTGAAGGGTCAGTTCCAATGATGTTAGAATATTGCGTCCCCATTTCGAAATGGCCAGATCAAGCTAGAGAGTGGCTGATCAGAAAGCGATACCAAAACTGGCCCCCGCAACACATAAGATCTGAAATTGAATCAAAGGGCTGCGTCCTGTCAGCGTCGTGTCACCCTGCAAGTAACCTTCCACATATTGAATGGAAGTACTTATTTGCAGAAGCAGAGACGATCTTGTTCAAGGAAGCACTTTCTGAACATCAGATGTATTGTTACCTGATATTTCGATACTTTTGCCTGCAGAAATTTAATGAAGTGAAACTATTCAACATAGACATTCCGAACAGCATATTTTTCTTCAGTTGTGAAAGAATTCCTTGTGAAGTGTGGGAAACGTCTGTTGCTGGATGCCTTATATTTATGATGTCCGAGCTTCAAAGTGGAATAAGAAAACGGGGAATTCCACATTACTTCATAGCAAAGAACAATATGATAGATCATTTCAGTGAGGAGGACATACATCTAGTCGAAGAGAGATTGTGTCAGTTTCTTTCACAGCCATTATTACATATTCGAAACTTAAATGAAAGTTTGAATGAACTCAGAAATTGTGCTTTCGTTTTTGAAAGGGTTAGCGAcgatttgaaacatttttcaaacGTGAAAACGTCAACACTGCAGGTGTTTATACCATGCCAGATTGAAATAGCCCAAAACTTCATTAGACACTTTTATTACGAGAGAGGTCTTGAGAAACTGAATGAAGCTTTCCTAGAGCGCTTGGCAGTAAGTACTTGTGATGACAGCATGTCATTCCAAGTGTTTCTACAAGCTGCATTTAGCGGACTCGACTTTGCTGCAACAGTTTGGTTTGCCTTATTCGCAGACAAAATGCTTCACGGTCAACTCTCCAAAACTTTAATGAGGGAAGTTTGCTCCGATCTACACCTACTGCGAATAGATGAAGTACTGCCCAAGGACGTAGCAGGCGTTTACGCTGAGTCAGAGGTACCGGTGTCATTTACGTTAGCGTTCGATTCATTTTGTCACGATTACGCAGCCTTCCTTGCGTTTGCTGAGAAGAAAACAGAAGCCATTATCGTTCTCGAGTTTTGCGCAAAGAAGCACAGGCTATATCAAAGCCACCTGAAGGAAATGACTGAGGCTGGAATAGTCGTTGAAAGTCGTGCATTTAAGGACGGGAACATGTTCTGTGTGTATGCAGCGATTTTCGCACTTTACAACAAGGAGCAAGAGAATGAGAAATTCTGCGAATATTCGGACGAAGCAAGTGAACTCGTGAAACGGATGAAAAGGGGCTACGCATTGTCGTGGCTTAGCATGGTATTTGTAGTGCTTTACGGCGAGGCAGGTCTGAAAAGACTAGCGGACCAGCAGACGAACTCCATGGCTTTTGATATAGAAATGTCCAGGACATTTTTATATTGGCCTCTCCGCTACTTGATGGCATAG